The sequence TTTGCTTTAAAGCATCTATATCATTTTGAGATGAATCCACTTTAGCTTTTGAAGCGTCTAATAGCTTAGATTTTTCTTCTAATTCATCTTGAATTTTATCTAATTTGCTTTTTTCTGCATCTTTTTGATCTTGTATACTATCTTTTTCCTTTTCTAGTTGCTGCTTTTGCGCATTATTATTATTAATTTTATTTTGAAAATCCTGACTAGAAGTAGCTTGTACTACTGTACTATGCGCAACCCCTGAAAAAAAGACACTTGCTACTAAAATAATCGATATTGTTCTTCTTTTTCTCATTATCATTCCCCACTTTAAATGAAATATTTAATTATCTTCAATTTTATTATATAACACATAGTTTAATAATCAAAGAACTATAGAAAAATTTTTTATTTTTTTTTACTGGATTCTTTAAGAGTTAACAAAATCTTTACTTAATCTTAAGTTAGCTATAACACATTAACTTAATTAACAATTATAATTAATTTGTAAGAAACTTTTATATTGTTTTAAGTTTTTAGATCGTTATAGGATCATTAAAAACTATTTTTCAAATTGAAGAAGCCATAAGGTATTTTCATACTTTATGACTTCTCTTTTTTTCATATACTTTATACATCCGAAGGTACATAGGTTAAGAGATCTTATTTTAATATTTGCATGTCATCTACATTCCATTGGTCAGAATCATAAATCATCTTTAAAAAGAATTTAGTTTTAACCTGATCTTCTGAAAAGTCTATTCCAAATAAAGATTTACTTACAGTATAATTTAAAGTCAAAAATACATTACCTGCAAACCTACTATTCTCCCTTTTTATATCACTTTTTTCAATTTCTAAGTTATAGTTCAATAGCTTATAATCATTTTTCAACAAAAACTTTTCAGTTTTAAATTCATCATATATTTTCTTTTTATTATTACTGCTAATAATATTTTCATTTTCATTATTTAACGCATTGAATACAGAAGTAAAAAAATCCTTAACCTTAGAATCAATATCCTGATTTAATTTTTCATTTTTCAAACTTAAATTCACATGTATATTATTACTTCTTTCAATGGGCATTTCTTCACTCTTTATAAGTCCCCAAGGCAATTGTTCTTCAATATGTAAAGAAGAACTTCCATCATTTTTAAATGGACCTATTTTATCAAATTGACTTACATCAAGATTAGTATCTTTTCCATTAACAAATACTTTTGCTTCCTTATATTCACTATCAATGCTTATTTTTATTCCATTTAACTCAATTTCTTTTTCCTGCTGCTTAGTCATTATTGGAAGATCCTGTCTATATGTAAGTGCATCAAATTTATTTTTATTTTCGGCTTGTACATTATATATTCCTGGTACCAAGGGGCCAAAAGTCTTTTCTTCATTATCTGACATTATGGTTCCATAATCTTTGTCATCTAAAAATATTTTGCTGCCACCATAATTTATTCTTACTTTTAAATATACTGGAGATATATCTAAATAGTATTTGTTAAAAAGAATTCCTTTTTCTTCTCTGAAAAGTAGTACTTCATTACTTTTAGATTTGCCCTTTAAATCTTTTATTAAACTATCTACAGAACTATTATTGCTGTAATATTTCATTAGTGGCTTAATATTATCTTTATTTAGTCTCATTCCTTGAATCTTAGAATTCTTCAATATCAATTTACAGTTATTTTCCTTAAATCCTTTTTCGATTTGAGCCAAAACATAACTTTTTGAAGAAACAGTCTTTCCTATAAAAAAACCTATCCCTCCTAAAATAAAAAATGTAATAATTAATCCTATAGTCACAGTTTTAAAATTTAATTTAGGCTTTATTTTTTCTAAATAATATTTCTCAGTTTTATTCTTAAATCTCGCAAATAATTGAGTTATTAATTTCCAAAGCCTTTGCCAACTTTCTTGCACTAGCTTCACTCCTAATATAAAAATATTTACAGAAATTATATCACATATAAATATCTTGTAAAGAATTAAAGGGAACTTTCCTAAGAAAATCCCCTCTAAATCTTTCTATTCTT comes from Clostridium sp. TW13 and encodes:
- a CDS encoding TcaA 3rd/4th domain-containing protein, encoding MQESWQRLWKLITQLFARFKNKTEKYYLEKIKPKLNFKTVTIGLIITFFILGGIGFFIGKTVSSKSYVLAQIEKGFKENNCKLILKNSKIQGMRLNKDNIKPLMKYYSNNSSVDSLIKDLKGKSKSNEVLLFREEKGILFNKYYLDISPVYLKVRINYGGSKIFLDDKDYGTIMSDNEEKTFGPLVPGIYNVQAENKNKFDALTYRQDLPIMTKQQEKEIELNGIKISIDSEYKEAKVFVNGKDTNLDVSQFDKIGPFKNDGSSSLHIEEQLPWGLIKSEEMPIERSNNIHVNLSLKNEKLNQDIDSKVKDFFTSVFNALNNENENIISSNNKKKIYDEFKTEKFLLKNDYKLLNYNLEIEKSDIKRENSRFAGNVFLTLNYTVSKSLFGIDFSEDQVKTKFFLKMIYDSDQWNVDDMQILK